One window of Vitis riparia cultivar Riparia Gloire de Montpellier isolate 1030 chromosome 5, EGFV_Vit.rip_1.0, whole genome shotgun sequence genomic DNA carries:
- the LOC117915046 gene encoding monothiol glutaredoxin-S2 yields MERAVARLASERPVVIFSKSSCCMCHTIKTLFSDFGVNPAVHELDEMPRGREIEQALGRLGCNPTVPTVFIGGERVGGTNEIMTLHLNRSLIPMLKRAGALWV; encoded by the coding sequence ATGGAGAGGGCAGTGGCAAGGTTGGCATCAGAGAGGCCAGTGGTGATATTCAGCAAGAGCTCATGCTGCATGTGCCACACCATCAAGACCCTTTTCTCGGACTTTGGAGTTAACCCGGCCGTCCACGAGCTGGATGAAATGCCGAGAGGGCGTGAAATTGAGCAGGCCTTGGGCAGGCTCGGGTGCAACCCCACGGTGCCAACAGTGTTCATTGGTGGTGAACGGGTGGGTGGAACCAATGAGATCATGACCCTTCACCTCAATAGATCCTTAATCCCCATGCTCAAGAGGGCTGGTGCCTTATGGGTCTGA